One region of Mangifera indica cultivar Alphonso chromosome 3, CATAS_Mindica_2.1, whole genome shotgun sequence genomic DNA includes:
- the LOC123212146 gene encoding UDP-glycosyltransferase 83A1-like: MGSRPHLLLIPYPAQGHVAPLLKLATKISEHGIKITFVNTEFIEAKLLASGREKAEEGSLIRFVSVPDGLEGDDRNDPIEMNESVFRVMPGHLKELIEKMNQSDDCEPITCVVADICLGWALEIAHQMGIPAAAFVPFGPPSLAISFQFKRLIESGIIDANGNSMNDELINLSEETLPWKNNEYLWSCSAEPEIQKLLLELLTGVAQAVRISNWVLSNSIYELDSSNCDLVPKILTIGPLLASNHAGNSAGSLILEDSSCLNWLDEQATGSVIYVALGSTTTLNQQQFNELALGLESSGLPFLWVVRWNLVDESFTGFPEGFKERIAGRGKIVEWAAQEKVLAHSSVACFLSHCGWNSTMEGISMGVPFLCWPCFADQYQNRNYICQAWKIGLDLTLDENKIVARHEIQRKVEKLLSDEAIKANALKLKEIAGRSLVEGGPSCKNFRRFVDAIKYNKS; encoded by the exons ATGGGGAGTCGACCTCATCTCCTGCTTATTCCATATCCAGCACAAGGCCATGTTGCACCTCTTTTGAAATTGGCAACGAAGATTTCTGAACATGGAATCAAAATCACGTTTGTTAATACGGAATTTATCGAGGCCAAACTCTTGGCTTCAGGGCGGGAGAAAGCTGAGGAGGGGAGCCTGATAAGGTTTGTTTCGGTTCCGGATGGACTTGAAGGTGATGATCGAAACGATCCAATTGAGATGAATGAGAGTGTGTTCAGAGTTATGCCAGGTCATTTGAAGGAGTTGATTGAGAAAATGAACCAATCTGATGACTGTGAGCCGATCACTTGTGTTGTTGCTGATATTTGTCTCGGATGGGCTCTTGAAATTGCCCACCAGATGGGAATTCCAGCAGCTGCTTTTGTTCCTTTTGGTCCACCCTCCTTGGCCATCTCATTTCAATTTAAAAGGCTTATTGAATCTGGAATTATTGATGCTAATG GAAATTCAATGAATGATGAGTTGATCAATCTATCAGAGGAAACACTTCCTTGGAAAAATAACGAATATCTCTGGAGTTGTTCTGCTGAACCAGAGATACAAAAGCTGCTATTAGAACTTTTGACTGGTGTTGCCCAAGCTGTCAGAATTTCCAACTGGGTTCTTTCCAACTCCATTTATGAACTTGACTCGTCGAACTGTGATTTGGTCCCGAAAATCTTAACCATTGGCCCATTACTTGCAAGTAATCATGCAGGAAATTCGGCTGGAAGTTTAATCCTTGAGGACTCATCTTGCTTAAATTGGCTAGACGAACAAGCAACAGGTTCGGTCATATATGTTGCCTTGGGCAGCACAACCACCTTAAATCAGCAACAATTTAATGAATTGGCGCTCGGTCTTGAATCCTCAGGCCTGCCATTTTTGTGGGTTGTTCGATGGAACCTCGTGGATGAATCATTCACCGGATTTCCAGAGGGTTTTAAAGAGAGAATAGCCGGTCGCGGAAAGATTGTAGAATGGGCAGCTCAAGAGAAGGTGTTGGCTCATTCTTCTGTTGCTTGTTTCTTAAGTCATTGCGGATGGAATTCAACAATGGAAGGTATAAGCATGGGAGTACCATTTCTATGTTGGCCTTGCTTTGCAGATCAatatcaaaatagaaattatatttgTCAAGCTTGGAAGATTGGCTTAGATTTAACCCtggatgaaaataaaattgttgcAAGGCATGAAATACAAAGAAAGGTGGAAAAACTGCTCAGCGATGAAGCTATCAAAGCAAATGCACTGAAGCTGAAGGAGATAGCTGGAAGGAGTCTAGTTGAAGGTGGACCTTCatgtaaaaattttagaagATTTGTGGATGCAATTAAGTACAATAAATCTTGa